Proteins encoded within one genomic window of Natator depressus isolate rNatDep1 chromosome 1, rNatDep2.hap1, whole genome shotgun sequence:
- the LOC141978837 gene encoding olfactory receptor 52E2-like, whose translation MALFNFTYSDASTFILTGIPDLEAAHIWISIPFFTFYIISLLGNFTLLSVVGKEQTLQKPMYLLLCILALTDIATPTFVVPKALGIFWFDLKGITVAGCLTQMFFLHTVSVMHSAILVTMAFDRYVAICNPLRYATILSNAQIAKLGLAGLIRAVLFILPLPLLLSQQTFCANRIIPHTQCEYIAVVKMVCGDITVFRIYGFVLMFVINGFDLPLIALSYGLIIRAVLRISSNKAHQKALNTCTTHICVMLTYYTPGLFSNLTHHFGQGIPPYVHIILADLYLLIPPMLNPIIYGVKTKELRDKIGKYTCRR comes from the coding sequence ATGGCACTTTTCAACTTCACTTACTCTGATGCTTCAACTTTCATCCTAACGGGCATCCCTGACCTGGAGGCTGCCCacatctggatttccatccctttctttaCATTCTACATTATCAGCCTGTTGGGAAATTTCACACTTCTGTCTGTTGTAGGTAAGGAGCAGACTCTGCAGAAGccgatgtacctgctgctctgcataCTGGCACTTACAGACATTGCCACACCTACCTTTGTCGTGCCAAAGGCACTGGGCATATTTTGGTTCGATTTGAAAGGCATTACTGTGGCTGGCTGCCTCACTCAGATGTTCTTCCTCCACACGGTTTCTGTTATGCACTCTGCCATCCTCGTGACAATGGCCTTCGATCGCTAcgttgccatatgtaaccctctgagatatgcTACCATCCTCAGCAATGCACaaatagctaagctagggcttgcaggtttgataagagctgttctcttTATTCTGCCCCTACCCCTGCTCCTGAGTCAGCAGACATTCTGTGCCAACCGCATTATCCCGCACACGCAATGCGAATACATAGCTGTGGTGAAGATGGTGTGTGGAGACATCACAGTCTTCAGGATATATGGCTTTGTGCTAATGTTTGTAATCAATGGGTTTGACCTGCCACTCATTGCCCTGTCCTATGGTCTGATCATCAGGGCCGTCCTCAGAATCTCCTCTAACAAAGCCCaccagaaagccctcaacacTTGCACAACCCACATCTGTGTGATGCTGACATATTATACGCCTGGACTCTTCTCCAATCTCACACACCACTTCGGTCAAGGCATCCCTCCCTATGTTCACATCATTTTGGCTGACCTCTATCTCCTCATCCCTCCCATGCTCAATCCTATCATTTatggggtcaaaaccaaagagcttcgtgACAAAATAGGCAAATATACCTGCCGAAGGTGA